From Streptomyces sp. NBC_00775, one genomic window encodes:
- a CDS encoding DUF6716 putative glycosyltransferase: MPPRRIAVLADSDTRWKWGASVARQIAPEHTLDAVFLRTRATPTERQLAEIGIVPDTRREVTAAELVDDEELAGADVLVLATAGGTTLALTHSLGIAWAARERRPVTVTGYVGVVYEKMVDGLLTRAGTDVVLANSAYDADRFREAFTSVGVDPDAVVECALPFLGGDPYTPSPDRPFTLTFAVQPSVPKGRESRLKLLERAAAHARRHPDRLVLMKLRSLPGEHTTHVEANPYQVLIEELAEPAPPNLQLVYGHMGEVLDRTDLLVTVSSTAALESMHRDIPTAILTDFGVREAHGNHYFVHSGCLASWDDLDAGARPLPDPAWAARQGIGKTDPYAAARARLAALRAAGPLPLLRPYYSPQRAGVYLGGILERNGFDEKGRPLPVPPAMGGAGPVKAVVRRVARSGAKSLYRVGREKVAPTLRRWGQG, encoded by the coding sequence ATGCCCCCCAGACGTATCGCCGTACTCGCCGACTCGGACACCCGCTGGAAGTGGGGCGCGTCGGTCGCACGGCAGATCGCGCCCGAGCACACGCTCGACGCCGTCTTCCTGCGCACCCGGGCCACCCCGACGGAACGCCAGCTCGCGGAGATCGGGATCGTGCCCGACACCCGGCGCGAGGTCACGGCGGCCGAGCTGGTGGACGACGAGGAGCTGGCCGGGGCGGATGTCCTCGTCCTGGCCACCGCCGGTGGTACGACGCTGGCGCTCACCCACAGCCTGGGGATCGCCTGGGCGGCGCGCGAGCGGCGGCCCGTCACCGTCACCGGGTACGTCGGAGTCGTCTACGAGAAGATGGTCGACGGGCTCCTCACCCGCGCCGGCACCGATGTCGTCCTCGCCAACAGCGCGTACGACGCCGACCGGTTCCGCGAAGCCTTCACGAGTGTCGGTGTCGATCCGGACGCGGTGGTGGAGTGTGCGCTGCCGTTCCTCGGCGGTGATCCGTACACGCCCTCCCCCGACCGGCCGTTCACGCTCACCTTCGCCGTCCAGCCCTCCGTGCCCAAGGGCCGCGAGTCCCGGCTGAAGCTGCTGGAACGCGCCGCCGCGCACGCCCGGCGCCATCCCGACCGGCTCGTCCTGATGAAGCTGCGCAGCCTCCCCGGCGAGCACACGACCCATGTCGAGGCCAACCCGTACCAGGTGCTCATCGAGGAGCTGGCCGAGCCCGCGCCGCCCAACCTCCAGCTCGTCTACGGTCACATGGGCGAAGTCCTCGACCGCACCGACCTGTTGGTGACCGTGAGCTCCACGGCCGCGCTGGAGTCGATGCACCGGGACATCCCGACCGCGATCCTCACCGACTTCGGTGTCCGCGAGGCGCACGGCAACCACTACTTCGTGCACTCCGGCTGCCTCGCCTCCTGGGACGACCTCGACGCGGGCGCGCGGCCCCTCCCCGACCCGGCGTGGGCGGCACGTCAGGGCATCGGCAAGACCGACCCCTACGCCGCCGCCCGCGCCCGCCTCGCCGCGCTGCGCGCCGCCGGCCCGCTGCCGCTACTGCGGCCGTACTACTCACCGCAGCGCGCCGGCGTCTATCTCGGCGGCATCCTGGAACGCAACGGCTTCGACGAGAAGGGCAGGCCGCTGCCGGTCCCGCCGGCCATGGGCGGTGCGGGCCCCGTCAAGGCGGTCGTCCGCCGGGTCGCGCGCAGCGGCGCCAAGTCCCTTTACCGTGTGGGCCGCGAGAAGGTCGCCCCCACCCTCCGCCGCTGGGGACAGGGATGA
- a CDS encoding TetR/AcrR family transcriptional regulator translates to MGAVKNKRMPRAVREQQMLDAAVRTFGQRGYRAASMDEIAELAGVSKPLVYLYLNSKEDLFTACIRREAKALTDAVRAGVQPGLAADRQLWEGLAAFFTHTAENPDGWAVLHLQARTHGEPFAAEVSAMREELVVFVTQLIVVGAREAHRDPTLPEREVAGLAEALVGAAESLAAWANATPGVSAKQAAATLMNFAWAGLGDLMEGRPWSPPVRRG, encoded by the coding sequence ATGGGTGCTGTGAAGAACAAGCGCATGCCGCGTGCGGTACGTGAACAGCAGATGCTGGACGCGGCCGTACGGACCTTCGGGCAGCGGGGGTACCGGGCCGCGTCGATGGACGAGATCGCCGAACTGGCGGGCGTGTCCAAGCCGTTGGTGTATCTGTACCTGAACTCGAAGGAAGACCTCTTCACCGCGTGCATCCGGCGCGAGGCCAAGGCGCTCACCGACGCCGTCCGCGCGGGCGTACAGCCCGGTCTGGCCGCCGACCGTCAACTCTGGGAAGGGCTGGCGGCGTTCTTCACGCACACCGCCGAGAACCCCGACGGCTGGGCGGTCCTGCACCTCCAGGCCCGTACGCACGGCGAGCCGTTCGCCGCCGAGGTCTCCGCGATGCGCGAGGAACTCGTCGTGTTCGTCACGCAGTTGATCGTCGTCGGGGCTCGTGAGGCACACCGCGACCCGACCCTGCCCGAGCGCGAGGTCGCCGGGCTCGCGGAGGCGCTGGTCGGCGCCGCCGAGTCCCTCGCTGCCTGGGCCAACGCGACCCCGGGCGTCTCCGCCAAGCAGGCCGCCGCGACCCTGATGAACTTTGCCTGGGCGGGCCTGGGCGACCTCATGGAGGGGCGGCCCTGGTCACCTCCCGTCAGGCGTGGATGA
- a CDS encoding DUF4229 domain-containing protein gives MGRYTLMRLGIFAGCLVVVWGLVYSGIAPRGLGDSNYMWVVLLSLLISAPISFVALRKERDRASAQVVARVDRMKANLESNRSQEDDTVDDAARQGAQGQTS, from the coding sequence ATGGGCCGCTACACGCTGATGCGCCTTGGGATCTTCGCGGGCTGCCTCGTGGTCGTCTGGGGCCTCGTCTACTCCGGCATCGCCCCGCGCGGACTCGGCGACTCCAACTACATGTGGGTCGTCCTGCTCTCCCTGCTGATCTCCGCCCCGATCAGCTTCGTCGCGCTGCGCAAGGAGCGCGACCGGGCCTCGGCCCAGGTCGTCGCGCGCGTCGACCGCATGAAGGCCAACCTGGAGAGCAACCGCAGCCAGGAGGACGACACCGTGGACGACGCCGCCCGCCAAGGCGCGCAGGGTCAGACCTCCTGA
- a CDS encoding GNAT family N-acetyltransferase, which produces MKVRIQRSPYGLDDAWDTAFGARSFFSATPWLKHAYATAATAPYYFMGHEDDDLLAALPAHPLEADVPYVFCRPDFVLGRRYEVPWAEELMPALALGGRNPSHGKAAARDAGALRAVLDAAEERAREDGMRSVCFLYVDQDDEALRAALSGAGYTDLPFETAYSLAVPSAAEGGFDAYRARFGRETRRRIRRDLRALDTAGVTYRLEGLTGDLIDRIAPLELNLYAKYGTPADADAFRRVLHSIATHTGDTVRVLTAELDGKLAGFVLFFTHSGEMYARQTGYDYTVKGEVPLYFGLLYYELLQLAVAEGVTAIHYGTGSGNVKLSRGCVGRAQLAYVKAFDPVTADRVVELGLTSRISQP; this is translated from the coding sequence GTGAAGGTACGGATCCAGCGCAGCCCGTACGGCCTGGACGACGCCTGGGACACGGCCTTCGGGGCGCGGTCCTTCTTCTCCGCGACCCCCTGGCTGAAGCACGCGTACGCGACGGCGGCGACCGCCCCGTACTACTTCATGGGCCACGAGGACGACGACCTCCTCGCCGCGCTCCCCGCCCACCCCCTCGAAGCCGATGTGCCGTACGTCTTCTGCCGGCCCGACTTCGTCCTCGGGCGCCGCTACGAGGTGCCCTGGGCCGAGGAGCTGATGCCGGCGCTCGCGCTCGGCGGGCGCAACCCCTCGCACGGGAAGGCGGCCGCCCGGGACGCGGGCGCGCTGCGGGCCGTGCTCGACGCCGCCGAGGAGCGGGCGCGCGAGGACGGCATGCGGTCCGTGTGCTTCCTGTACGTCGACCAGGACGACGAGGCCTTGCGGGCGGCGCTCTCCGGGGCCGGGTACACGGACCTGCCGTTCGAGACGGCGTACTCGCTCGCCGTGCCGTCCGCGGCCGAGGGCGGCTTCGACGCGTACCGGGCCCGCTTCGGGCGCGAGACACGGCGCCGCATCCGCCGCGATCTGCGCGCCCTGGACACGGCGGGCGTGACGTACCGCCTGGAGGGCCTGACCGGCGACCTCATCGACCGGATCGCCCCGCTCGAACTCAACCTGTACGCCAAGTACGGCACCCCCGCCGACGCGGACGCCTTCCGCCGCGTCCTGCACAGCATCGCGACGCACACCGGCGACACCGTCCGCGTCCTCACCGCCGAGCTGGACGGGAAGCTCGCGGGCTTCGTGCTCTTCTTCACCCACAGCGGCGAGATGTACGCCCGCCAGACCGGCTACGACTACACGGTCAAGGGCGAGGTCCCCCTCTACTTCGGCCTCCTCTATTACGAGCTGCTCCAGCTCGCCGTCGCCGAGGGCGTGACGGCGATCCACTACGGCACCGGCTCGGGGAACGTGAAGCTGTCGCGCGGGTGCGTGGGGCGGGCGCAGCTGGCGTACGTGAAGGCGTTCGACCCGGTCACGGCGGATCGGGTCGTGGAGCTTGGGCTCACCAGTCGGATTAGCCAACCGTAG
- a CDS encoding ATP-grasp domain-containing protein produces the protein MSPEPTPVIAVIESQLSDFGLTPLRAAHELGYRAVLVSNDPDRYRAVSTADEVYAKYIDGILTADTNSAEAVIEALTPFHTEGVLRGVMTVTDYNIPIVARIAAHFGLPGMDVDAAAACRDKLVQREMMRAAGVAVPRFTQAVTQEDALAAAEEFGLPVVVKPMTESASIGVSLCRTPEEVAAAHHAIASVPLNFRGQPRRPGALVEEYLIGYELSAEIVHDGTEHRVIGLTDKALGPHPYFAELGEIFPSVLSEPVRAACSDLVISALRAVGHDFGAAHVEVKVTQDGPYIVEINGRMAGAEIPRLILESTGIHMQREVTLLHAGRSADLTPTQDRAAVSRYLTASTAGVLAGVEGADLARRVPGVVAVVLHPKNGKPVKPAQSNLDYLGTVVATADTAGDALRCADAAVGQLTPVVVAESEGVA, from the coding sequence ATGAGCCCTGAACCCACCCCCGTGATCGCCGTCATCGAGAGCCAGCTCTCCGACTTCGGGCTCACCCCGCTGCGCGCCGCCCACGAACTCGGCTACCGCGCCGTCCTGGTGAGCAACGACCCCGACCGCTACCGGGCCGTCTCCACCGCCGACGAGGTGTACGCCAAGTACATCGACGGCATCCTCACCGCCGACACCAACTCGGCCGAGGCCGTGATCGAGGCGCTCACCCCCTTCCACACCGAGGGTGTGCTGCGCGGGGTGATGACGGTGACGGACTACAACATCCCGATCGTGGCCCGGATCGCCGCCCACTTCGGGCTGCCCGGCATGGACGTGGACGCGGCCGCCGCCTGCCGCGACAAGCTGGTCCAGCGGGAGATGATGCGGGCCGCCGGCGTCGCCGTACCGCGCTTCACGCAGGCGGTGACCCAGGAGGACGCGCTCGCGGCGGCCGAGGAGTTCGGGCTGCCCGTCGTCGTCAAGCCGATGACCGAGTCGGCGAGCATCGGCGTCAGCCTGTGCCGCACCCCCGAGGAGGTCGCCGCCGCGCACCACGCCATCGCCTCCGTCCCGCTGAACTTCCGCGGCCAGCCGCGCCGCCCCGGCGCACTCGTCGAGGAGTACCTGATCGGCTACGAGCTGAGCGCCGAGATCGTCCACGACGGCACGGAGCACCGGGTCATCGGGCTGACCGACAAGGCGCTCGGCCCGCACCCCTATTTCGCCGAGCTCGGCGAGATCTTCCCCTCCGTGCTGTCGGAGCCGGTGCGGGCGGCCTGCTCGGACCTGGTGATCAGCGCCCTGCGCGCCGTCGGCCATGACTTCGGCGCCGCGCACGTCGAGGTCAAGGTCACCCAGGACGGCCCGTACATCGTCGAGATCAACGGGCGGATGGCCGGCGCCGAGATCCCCCGGCTGATCCTGGAGTCCACCGGCATCCACATGCAGCGCGAGGTCACCCTCCTCCACGCGGGCCGCTCCGCCGACCTCACCCCGACCCAGGACCGCGCCGCCGTCTCCCGCTACCTCACCGCGTCGACGGCTGGTGTGCTGGCCGGCGTCGAGGGCGCCGACCTGGCCCGCCGTGTCCCCGGAGTCGTCGCGGTCGTCCTGCACCCCAAGAACGGCAAGCCGGTGAAGCCCGCCCAGAGCAACCTCGACTACCTCGGCACGGTCGTCGCCACCGCCGACACCGCGGGCGACGCCCTGCGCTGCGCGGACGCGGCCGTCGGCCAGCTGACCCCGGTCGTCGTCGCCGAGTCGGAGGGCGTCGCGTGA
- a CDS encoding MFS transporter: MKGLVARYGELLRLPGARDAVVYAACARLAVTMIPVALLLTVVEAGRSFGVAGGAAGAYAVGSACGQPVSGRIMDRARASVVLRVLGTAVFVALLGTAGAARHAPVAALFGCALLAGALAPPVGASVRALWPRLTDDETLRQRAYSFEATLTEFLYIAGPSLITLLAATIGAFEALLVAAVVMASGTWGYARARVVRDLRPAQAVSAPTARRGRRPVAALTVLTAIGLTAALSSALAVAVAALLDDIGTRTALAGVLLASQSAGSVVGGLVYGSRHRSGTTYARYIRLLVVLTLGLALLPLASLAHGTVAVVVLAALLIGSGTPIAPAGAEEFQLIGDMTEDGRMTQAFAGVGSFIQAGSAAGSAAAGVVAQHLGASPALLMPAACTALALVLVCAARRPIAAATTPTGPLERNPA; encoded by the coding sequence ATGAAGGGGCTCGTCGCGCGCTACGGCGAACTCCTGCGCCTCCCCGGCGCCCGCGACGCCGTCGTCTACGCCGCCTGCGCCCGGCTCGCCGTGACCATGATCCCGGTCGCGCTGCTGCTCACCGTCGTGGAGGCGGGGCGCTCGTTCGGGGTCGCGGGCGGGGCGGCGGGGGCGTACGCCGTCGGCAGTGCCTGCGGGCAGCCGGTGTCGGGGCGGATCATGGACCGGGCGCGCGCCTCCGTCGTGCTGCGCGTCCTGGGGACGGCCGTGTTCGTGGCGCTGCTCGGCACGGCGGGCGCCGCCCGGCACGCCCCGGTCGCCGCCCTGTTCGGCTGCGCGCTCCTCGCGGGCGCCCTCGCGCCCCCCGTCGGCGCCTCCGTGCGCGCGCTGTGGCCGAGGCTCACCGACGACGAGACCCTGCGGCAGCGGGCGTACTCCTTCGAGGCCACGCTGACCGAGTTCCTGTACATCGCCGGGCCCTCGCTGATCACGCTGCTCGCGGCGACGATCGGCGCGTTCGAGGCGCTCCTGGTGGCGGCCGTGGTGATGGCCTCCGGCACGTGGGGGTACGCGCGGGCGCGCGTCGTGAGGGATCTGCGCCCCGCGCAGGCCGTGAGCGCTCCCACCGCGCGCCGGGGGCGGCGCCCTGTCGCCGCGCTCACCGTCCTCACCGCCATCGGCCTGACCGCCGCCCTCTCCAGCGCGCTCGCCGTCGCGGTCGCCGCCCTGCTCGACGACATCGGCACGAGGACCGCGCTCGCCGGAGTGCTGCTCGCCTCGCAGTCGGCCGGCAGCGTGGTGGGCGGTCTGGTGTACGGATCGCGGCACCGGTCGGGCACCACGTACGCCCGCTACATCCGGCTGCTCGTCGTCCTCACCCTGGGCCTCGCCCTGCTGCCCCTCGCCTCGCTCGCGCACGGCACCGTCGCCGTCGTCGTGCTCGCCGCGCTGCTGATCGGCAGCGGTACGCCCATCGCGCCCGCCGGAGCCGAGGAGTTCCAGCTCATCGGCGATATGACCGAGGACGGTCGGATGACCCAGGCCTTCGCGGGCGTCGGCAGCTTCATCCAGGCCGGCAGCGCCGCCGGGTCCGCGGCGGCGGGTGTCGTCGCGCAGCATCTCGGCGCCTCGCCCGCACTGCTGATGCCCGCCGCGTGCACGGCGCTCGCCCTCGTCCTCGTGTGCGCCGCGCGGCGCCCCATCGCGGCGGCGACCACCCCCACAGGACCGTTGGAAAGGAACCCGGCATGA
- a CDS encoding diaminopimelate decarboxylase family protein — MTDGTRGGETPGGDTRGWDGERLAEIAGRYGTPVHVLDIARAERAADDLLAALGGLGRPGRAYYSVKTNYLPYLLERFAGRGLGADVVSGYELRAALRAGFAPQDIVFNGPVKTEDELALAVRESVRVNIDGEHEIAALERAAASAGVTAEVGLRLFPGVPVATSSDPAFVAAAERTAVRGRFGWPTGSRELERVIGAIRAAPHLRLTAVHAHLGSQIVFPELLLAALDPVLAEAARLGVREVNVGGGFGVPGILRPRGSDRSPGPGLDPAAFLTSVDKRMAELGLADAVLACEPGRLLVSDAMCLLTRVMSRKELPDSRWLILDAGHHIAPWTGTGEVHRFQPVGRDFSPDLVPWSLAGPLCYEADIHAPDSDLPADLNAGDLLVMHDSGAYALGRSNNFIRMRAGVVAIEGERADVVWRAETDEDVFRFAVAPS; from the coding sequence ATGACGGACGGCACGCGGGGCGGGGAAACCCCCGGCGGGGACACGCGGGGCTGGGACGGCGAACGGCTCGCGGAGATCGCGGGGCGGTACGGCACCCCCGTACACGTCCTCGACATCGCGCGGGCCGAGCGCGCGGCGGACGACCTGCTGGCCGCGCTCGGCGGGCTCGGGCGGCCGGGGCGGGCGTACTACTCGGTCAAGACCAACTATCTGCCCTACCTGCTGGAGCGGTTCGCGGGGCGCGGGCTCGGTGCGGACGTGGTGTCCGGCTATGAGCTGCGGGCCGCGCTGCGCGCCGGGTTCGCGCCGCAGGACATCGTCTTCAACGGGCCGGTGAAGACCGAGGACGAACTCGCCCTGGCGGTACGGGAGTCGGTGCGCGTCAATATCGACGGCGAGCACGAGATCGCCGCGCTGGAACGGGCGGCGGCGTCGGCCGGGGTGACGGCGGAGGTGGGGCTGCGGCTGTTTCCGGGCGTGCCCGTCGCCACCTCCAGCGACCCCGCGTTCGTGGCGGCGGCCGAACGGACCGCCGTGCGGGGGAGGTTCGGCTGGCCGACCGGCTCGCGGGAACTGGAGCGGGTCATAGGCGCGATACGGGCGGCCCCGCATCTGCGGCTGACCGCCGTCCACGCGCACCTCGGCAGCCAGATCGTGTTCCCCGAGCTGCTTCTCGCCGCCCTCGACCCGGTGCTCGCCGAGGCGGCGCGGCTCGGGGTGCGGGAGGTCAACGTCGGCGGCGGCTTCGGCGTGCCGGGGATTCTGCGGCCGCGCGGCTCCGACCGCTCACCGGGGCCCGGGCTCGACCCGGCCGCCTTCCTCACCTCGGTCGACAAGCGGATGGCCGAACTCGGCCTCGCGGACGCGGTGTTGGCCTGCGAGCCGGGGCGGCTGCTCGTCTCCGACGCGATGTGCCTGCTCACCCGGGTCATGTCCCGCAAGGAACTCCCGGACTCCCGCTGGCTGATCCTCGACGCGGGGCACCACATCGCCCCCTGGACGGGCACGGGCGAGGTCCACCGCTTCCAGCCGGTCGGCCGTGACTTCTCGCCGGACCTCGTCCCCTGGTCCCTGGCGGGCCCGCTCTGCTACGAGGCGGACATCCACGCCCCGGACTCCGATCTGCCGGCCGACCTGAACGCGGGCGATCTGCTGGTGATGCACGACTCGGGCGCGTACGCGCTCGGGCGCAGCAACAACTTCATCCGCATGCGCGCCGGTGTCGTCGCCATCGAGGGGGAGCGGGCGGACGTGGTGTGGCGGGCGGAGACGGACGAGGACGTGTTCCGGTTCGCGGTGGCGCCCTCATGA
- a CDS encoding class I SAM-dependent methyltransferase has protein sequence MTTEALLEQAALYDRIGVGYAGVRRPDPRWAAAIRAAVGDARSVINVGAGAGSYEPADVPLLAVEPSAAMRAQRPAGAAPCLIGRAEELPFDTGQFDVALAVLTVHHWSDLATGIAELRRVARRFVVVTYDMAVQREFWLTREYLPEIAEAEESRVPSLPYLTELLGTDAPEVPDVRVLPVWHDFTDGFMTAFWRRPDAYLDPARRRSCSAFALTDPGAVERGIGRLRADLESGAWARRHAGLLERDRIDAGFRLITGGSGG, from the coding sequence ATGACGACAGAAGCACTATTGGAGCAGGCGGCGCTCTACGACCGGATCGGCGTCGGCTACGCGGGGGTGCGCAGGCCCGATCCGCGCTGGGCCGCCGCGATCCGGGCGGCCGTCGGGGACGCGCGCAGCGTCATCAACGTCGGCGCGGGCGCGGGTTCCTACGAGCCGGCGGACGTGCCGCTGCTCGCGGTCGAACCGTCGGCCGCGATGCGCGCCCAGCGCCCGGCCGGCGCCGCCCCCTGCCTGATCGGACGGGCCGAGGAACTGCCCTTCGACACCGGGCAGTTCGACGTGGCCCTCGCCGTGCTCACCGTGCACCACTGGTCGGACCTCGCGACCGGGATCGCCGAACTGCGGCGTGTGGCACGGCGGTTCGTGGTCGTCACGTACGACATGGCGGTGCAGCGGGAGTTCTGGCTGACCCGGGAGTATCTGCCGGAGATCGCGGAGGCGGAGGAGTCCCGGGTGCCGTCGCTGCCGTATCTGACGGAACTCCTGGGTACGGATGCCCCGGAAGTGCCGGACGTGCGGGTGCTGCCCGTGTGGCACGACTTCACCGACGGTTTCATGACCGCCTTCTGGCGGCGGCCCGACGCCTATCTGGACCCGGCCCGCCGCCGGTCCTGTTCGGCGTTCGCGCTGACCGACCCGGGCGCGGTGGAGCGGGGCATCGGGCGGCTGCGCGCCGACCTGGAGTCCGGGGCGTGGGCGCGGCGGCATGCCGGGCTGCTGGAGCGGGACCGTATCGACGCCGGGTTCCGGCTGATCACAGGGGGGAGTGGCGGATGA
- a CDS encoding 2OG-Fe dioxygenase family protein encodes MGLNAQGFTIFDIPALNEEALAEFAKLPLDKYTGSRQRYRRYSQFRLTHEESWTAELLPHREFAQSKEYNPLVGGQPRGFEPLTVVPAALISAAAEALGLDRDAAWQINLHQVRIVSAPGVQGVAVPEGPHRDGHHYTVTAVSRRHNISGGETQLLPSGGGEPFFRTVLQPGQAIALNDREMFHHATDIEHLDESGGLRDVWLMAVNPWDERRYGEEWEAKVLQGQRA; translated from the coding sequence ATGGGGCTCAACGCACAAGGCTTCACGATCTTCGACATACCGGCGCTGAACGAGGAGGCGCTGGCGGAGTTCGCGAAGCTTCCGCTCGACAAGTACACGGGGTCACGGCAGCGCTACCGCCGCTACTCGCAGTTCCGGCTGACGCACGAGGAGAGCTGGACGGCCGAGCTGCTGCCGCACCGGGAGTTCGCGCAGTCGAAGGAGTACAACCCGCTCGTGGGCGGCCAGCCGCGCGGCTTCGAGCCGCTCACCGTCGTGCCGGCGGCGCTGATCTCCGCCGCCGCCGAGGCCCTCGGGCTCGACCGGGACGCGGCCTGGCAGATCAACCTGCACCAGGTGCGCATCGTCTCCGCCCCCGGCGTCCAGGGCGTCGCCGTACCGGAGGGCCCGCACCGCGACGGCCACCACTACACCGTCACCGCGGTCAGCCGCCGCCACAACATCAGCGGCGGCGAGACCCAGCTCCTGCCGTCCGGCGGCGGCGAACCGTTCTTCCGTACGGTGCTGCAGCCGGGGCAGGCCATCGCGCTCAACGACCGCGAGATGTTCCACCACGCCACCGACATCGAGCACCTCGACGAGAGCGGCGGGCTGCGCGATGTGTGGCTGATGGCCGTGAACCCGTGGGACGAGCGGCGGTACGGGGAGGAGTGGGAGGCGAAGGTCCTCCAGGGACAGCGGGCGTAG
- the mqnE gene encoding aminofutalosine synthase MqnE — MDVGLKRELEDKVRAGERLTREDGIALYESDDLAWLGGLAHEVRTRKNGDVVHFNVNRHLNMTNVCTASCAYCSFQRKPGEKDAYTMRIEEAVRLAKAMEGENLTELHIVNGLHPNLPWRYYPRSLSELKKALPNVSLKAFTATEIHHFETISGLSASEILDELIDAGLESLTGGGAEIFDWEVRQHIVDHRTHWEDWSRIHRLAHEKGLKTPCTMLYGHIEEPRHRVDHVLRLRELQDETGGFQVFIPLRYQHDFVDMKDGKVRNRLQARTQMATGAEALKTFAVSRLLFDNVPHVKVFWVMHGVQTAQLALQHGADDMDGSVVEYKITHDADNYGTPNKLTRDDLLDLIRDAGFRPVERNTRYEIIREYEGADPERRESPQPMRV; from the coding sequence ATGGATGTCGGGCTCAAGCGCGAGCTGGAGGACAAGGTCCGGGCCGGTGAGCGGCTGACCCGCGAGGACGGCATCGCGCTGTACGAGTCGGACGACCTGGCCTGGCTGGGCGGGCTCGCCCACGAAGTGCGGACGCGGAAGAACGGCGACGTCGTCCACTTCAACGTCAACCGTCACCTCAACATGACGAACGTGTGCACCGCGTCCTGCGCCTACTGCTCGTTCCAGCGCAAGCCGGGCGAGAAGGACGCGTACACGATGCGCATCGAGGAGGCCGTCCGCCTCGCCAAGGCGATGGAGGGCGAGAACCTCACCGAGCTGCACATCGTCAACGGCCTGCACCCGAACCTGCCGTGGCGCTACTACCCGCGGTCGCTGAGCGAGCTGAAGAAGGCCCTCCCGAACGTCTCGCTGAAGGCGTTCACGGCGACGGAGATCCACCACTTCGAGACCATCTCCGGGCTGTCCGCCTCCGAGATCCTCGACGAGCTCATCGACGCGGGGCTCGAATCCCTCACCGGCGGTGGCGCCGAGATCTTCGACTGGGAGGTCCGGCAGCACATCGTCGACCACCGGACGCACTGGGAAGACTGGTCGCGCATCCACCGGCTCGCGCACGAGAAGGGTCTCAAGACCCCGTGCACGATGCTGTACGGGCACATCGAGGAGCCCCGCCACCGCGTCGACCACGTGCTGCGGCTGCGTGAACTCCAGGACGAGACCGGCGGCTTCCAGGTCTTCATCCCGCTGCGCTACCAGCACGACTTCGTGGACATGAAGGACGGCAAGGTGCGTAACCGCCTTCAGGCGCGTACGCAGATGGCCACCGGCGCCGAGGCCCTGAAGACCTTCGCGGTCTCGCGTCTCCTCTTCGACAACGTGCCGCACGTCAAGGTCTTCTGGGTGATGCACGGCGTGCAGACCGCCCAGCTCGCCCTCCAGCACGGCGCCGACGACATGGACGGCTCGGTCGTCGAGTACAAGATCACGCACGACGCGGACAACTACGGCACGCCGAACAAGCTGACCCGCGACGACCTGCTCGACCTGATCCGCGACGCCGGCTTCCGGCCGGTGGAGCGGAACACGCGGTACGAGATCATCCGCGAGTACGAGGGTGCCGACCCGGAGCGCCGGGAGTCGCCGCAGCCGATGCGGGTCTGA
- a CDS encoding Lrp/AsnC family transcriptional regulator → MDAVDRQLIQALRENGRASYAELGRLVGLSGPSVTDRINRLEAAGVITGYRATVDSASLGLGVTALIGISLSDAADHEDVARRLRDLSEIEDCWFIAGDDSFMLKVRSNDVDGLEKTIRRLSGTKGVSRTRTTIVLSTKWENRVGELPEEE, encoded by the coding sequence ATGGACGCGGTGGACAGGCAGCTCATCCAGGCCCTGAGGGAGAACGGCCGGGCCTCCTACGCCGAGCTGGGGCGCCTCGTCGGTCTGTCGGGACCCAGCGTCACCGACCGCATCAACCGGCTGGAGGCGGCGGGCGTCATCACCGGCTACCGCGCGACGGTCGACTCGGCCTCGCTCGGCCTCGGCGTCACCGCCCTGATCGGCATCTCCCTCTCCGACGCCGCCGACCACGAGGACGTGGCCCGGCGGCTGCGGGACCTCAGCGAGATCGAGGACTGCTGGTTCATCGCGGGCGACGACTCGTTCATGCTCAAGGTGCGGTCGAACGACGTGGACGGCCTGGAGAAGACCATCCGGCGGCTGTCGGGAACGAAGGGCGTCTCCCGGACCCGTACGACCATCGTGCTCTCCACGAAGTGGGAGAACCGGGTCGGAGAGCTGCCCGAAGAGGAGTAA